The Lycium ferocissimum isolate CSIRO_LF1 chromosome 10, AGI_CSIRO_Lferr_CH_V1, whole genome shotgun sequence genome window below encodes:
- the LOC132033781 gene encoding probable beta-D-xylosidase 7 produces MKLHILALISTTTLLCLTLIPTTDSTQPPFSCDSSLPQTKSLKFCQTALPISVRVKDLVSRLTLDEKISQLVNSAPAVPRLGIPAYEWWSESLHGVGSAGKGIFFNGSIGGATSFPQVILTAASFDENLWYRIGLVIGKEARAVYNAGQAVGMTFWAPNINIFRDPRWGRGQETPGEDPSMTGKYAIRYVRGVQGDSFNGGQLKKGHLQASACCKHFTAYDLDQWKNLDRFSFNAIVTLQDMADTFQPPFQDCIQKAQASGIMCSYNSVNGIPSCANYNLLTKTARQQWGFHGYITSDCDAVQVMHDNHKYGKKPEDAVAFALKAGMDVDCGDYLRKYTKSAVMQKKVSEVNIDRALHNLFSIRMRLGLFNGNPQKQLFGNISPSVVCAQQHQELALEAARSGIVLLKNSGKLLPLSKAKTNSLAVIGPNANSAYVLRGNYDGPPCKFIEILKAFEGYVKTVQYHQGCNAVNCTSAYIDQAVNTAKNADYVVLVMGLDQGQEREQFDRDDLVLPGQQEKLITSVAKAAKKPVTLVLLSGGPVDVSFAKYNNKIGSILWAGYPGEAGGIALAEIIFGEHNPGGKLPVTWYPQDFVKIPMTDMRMRPDPKTGYPGRTYRFYKGPKVYEFGYGLSYTTYSYEFSSVTPKTVQLNQLSTAKIVQGSDSIRYTSVDEMGSDNCEKAKFSAQVTVKNSGEMDGKHPVLLFVKQDKAQNSSPIKQLVGFQSVSLKAGENSQLVFEISPCEHLSSANEDGLMMIEEGSRYLVVGDAEHPINVMI; encoded by the exons ATGAAACTTCACATCTTAGCTCTCATTAGTACTACTACTCTCCTATGTCTAACACTCATTCCAACAACTGATTCAACTCAACCACCATTCTCTTGTGACTCATCTCTACCACAAACCAAATCCTTAAAATTCTGCCAAACAGCACTTCCAATAAGTGTACGTGTAAAGGACCTTGTCTCTAGACTGACACTTGATGAGAAAATATCACAACTTGTTAACTCAGCACCTGCTGTACCAAGACTTGGTATTCCAGCATACGAGTGGTGGTCAGAGTCTTTACACGGTGTTGGTTCTGCAGGAAAAGGCATTTTCTTCAATGGGAGTATTGGTGGAGCTACTAGTTTCCCTCAAGTTATTCTTACTGCTGCTTCTTTTGATGAAAATCTTTGGTACCGCATTGGTCTG GTGATAGGAAAAGAGGCAAGGGCAGTGTACAATGCAGGGCAAGCAGTAGGGATGACATTTTGGGCGccaaatataaatatatttaggGACCCAAGATGGGGCAGAGGCCAAGAAACACCAGGGGAGGACCCAAGCATGACTGGCAAATATGCAATTAGGTATGTGAGAGGAGTACAAGGTGACAGCTTTAATGGTGGCCAACTCAAGAAAGGTCACCTTCAAGCTTCTGCTTGCTGCAAACATTTCACTGCTTATGACTTGGATCAGTGGAAAAACTTGGATCGCTTTAGTTTCAATGCCATT GTTACCCTTCAAGATATGGCAGATACATTTCAGCCCCCTTTCCAAGATTGCATACAGAAAGCACAAGCTAGTGGAATAATGTGCTCTTACAACAGTGTCAATGGAATCCCAAGTTGTGCTAATTACAACCTTTTGACAAAAACAGCTCGACAACAATGGGGTTTTCATGG GTACATCACATCCGACTGTGATGCAGTACAAGTTATGCATGACAACCACAAGTATGGTAAAAAACCAGAAGATGCTGTGGCATTTGCACTTAAAGCTG GCATGGATGTAGACTGTGGGGATTACTTGAGGAAATACACAAAATCAGCAGTTATGCAGAAAAAAGTTTCAGAAGTTAATATAGACAGGGCTCTTCACAATCTTTTCTCCATAAGAATGAGGTTAGGACTATTCAATGGGAACCCCCAAAAACAGCTCTTCGGAAACATTAGTCCTAGTGTTGTTTGTGctcaacaacaccaagaactaGCCCTTGAAGCTGCAAGAAGTGGCATTGTCTTGCTCAAGAACAGTGGCAAGCTTCTTCCACTTTCCAAGGCAAAAACGAATTCCCTTGCTGTCATTGGTCCTAATGCCAACAGTGCTTATGTCCTTCGTGGGAACTACGACGGTCCTCCTTGCAAATTCATCGAAATTCTCAAAGCATTTGAGGGTTATGTGAAGACGGTTCAATACCACCAGGGGTGCAATGCGGTTAACTGCACATCTGCTTACATTGATCAAGCTGTCAACACTGCAAAGAACGCAGATTACGTCGTTTTGGTCATGGGGTTGGATCAAGGTCAAGAGAGGGAACAATTCGATCGCGATGACTTGGTGCTCCCGGGGCAGCAAGAAAAGCTCATTACTAGTGTTGCTAAAGCTGCAAAGAAGCCTGTTACATTGGTGCTTCTATCTGGAGGTCCTGTCGATGTTTCTTTCGcgaaatacaacaacaaaatagGAAGCATTTTGTGGGCTGGATATCCTGGTGAAGCTGGAGGAATTGCTTTAGCAGAAATCATATTTGGTGAACATAATCCTG GGGGTAAATTACCTGTTACTTGGTATCCTCAAGACTTTGTCAAAATACCAATGACAGACATGAGGATGAGACCTGATCCAAAAACAGGTTACCCTGGTAGAACATATCGATTCTACAAAGGTCCCAAAGTTTACGAGTTCGGATATGGTCTTAGCTACACAACTTATTCATATGAGTTCAGCTCTGTCACTCCAAAAACAGTCCAGCTAAATCAATTATCAACTGCAAAGATAGTTCAAGGTTCGGATTCAATCCGTTACACGTCCGTGGATGAAATGGGAAGCGACAACTGTGAGAAGGCGAAATTCTCAGCTCAAGTTACTGTCAAAAACTCAGGGGAAATGGATGGTAAGCATCCAGTACTACTTTTTGTAAAGCAGGACAAAGCACAAAATTCAAGTCCTATCAAACAGTTAGTTGGATTCCAAAGTGTGAGCTTGAAGGCAGGAGAAAATTCTCAACTTGTGTTTGAGATCAGTCCTTGTGAACATCTTAGCAGTGCTAATGAGGATGGATTAATGATGATAGAAGAAGGATCTCGTTACCTTGTTGTTGGCGATGCAGAACACCCTATTAACGTCATGATCTGA
- the LOC132033782 gene encoding probable beta-D-xylosidase 7 yields the protein MGHQITKKVITFILFISVLFLHTTVSTQPPFSCDTSNSVTSSFPFCNTSLTISQRVNDLVSRLTVDEKIQQLVNAAPEIPRLGISAYEWWSEGLHGVSRHGKGTLFNGTIKAATMFPQIILTASTFDENLWYRVAQAIGKEARAVYNAGQLKGMTFWAPNINIFRDPRWGRGQETPGEDPMMVGKYGVAYVRGLQGDSFEGGKLQDRHLQASACCKHFVAQDMDNWNNFSRYTFDAHVLKQDLADSYEPPFKSCVKQGKASSIMCAYNLVNGIPNCANFDLLTTTARGKWGLKGYIVSDCDAVAIMYTHQGYAKEPEDAVAATLRAGMDVNCGSHLKKYTKSALEKQKVQESDLDRALHNLFSIRMRLGLFNGDPRKLKYGDISTAEVCSQEHRALALEAARNGIVLLKNSDRLLPLSKIKTKSLAVIGPKANDSQVLLGNYEGYPCKNFTLLQGLQGYIKNTVYHQGCDFINCTSAAIDEAVDVVKKADYVVLVMGLDQTIEKEKLDRTELGLPGMQEQLITAIAQAASKPVILVLMCGGPVDVSFAKDNKNIGGILWVGYPGEGGATALAEIIFGEHNPGGKLPVTWYPKEFNNILMTDMRMRPVSSDGYPGRTYRFYNGPKVFEFGYGLSYTSYSYVFASVNQDKLYFKNLKINKATENSSVLNVAVSDVGSEVCNNAMMTVKVAVKNQGEMAGKHPVLLFLRHSSTMDEVPRKTLIGFKSVNLEAGENTHIAFDVKPCEHFTRADTYGSLVIDEGQYFLLVGDEEYPVTVFV from the exons ATGGGACACCAAATAACTAAAAAAGTCATCACTTTCATCTTGTTCATTTCAGTGCTCTTCCTCCATACTACTGTGTCAACTCAACCGCCATTTTCCTGTGACACATCCAACTCAGTTACCAGTTCATTTCCCTTCTGTAACACATCCTTAACCATTTCCCAAAGAGTAAACGACCTCGTATCACGCCTTACTGTTGATGAGAAAATCCAACAGCTGGTTAATGCAGCGCCTGAAATACCTAGACTTGGTATCTCTGCATATGAGTGGTGGTCAGAGGGGTTACACGGTGTCTCTAGACATGGAAAGGGAACACTATTTAATGGCACCATTAAGGCTGCCACCATGTTTCCTCAGATTATTCTTACTGCTTCTACCTTTGATGAAAATCTTTGGTATCGTGTCGCTCAG GCAATTGGAAAAGAGGCAAGAGCAGTGTACAATGCAGGTCAGTTAAAGGGAATGACATTTTGGGCACCAAATATAAACATATTCAGAGACCCGAGGTGGGGGAGAGGCCAAGAGACACCAGGGGAAGACCCTATGATGGTGGGAAAATATGGAGTGGCTTATGTAAGAGGACTTCAAGGTGATAGTTTTGAAGGTGGGAAGCTTCAGGATAGACATCTTCAAGCCTCAGCTTGTTGTAAACACTTTGTTGCTCAAGATATGGATAATTGGAATAATTTTAGTCGTTACACCTTCGATGCTCAC GTCTTGAAGCAGGATTTGGCAGATTCGTATGAACCACCCTTCAAGAGTTGTGTGAAACAAGGGAAAGCCAGCAGTATAATGTGTGCTTACAATCTTGTTAATGGGATACCAAATTGTGCCAATTTTGATCTTTTGACCACGACTGCCCGTGGAAAATGGGGTTTGAAAGG GTACATTGTATCAGATTGTGATGCAGTTGCTATTATGTATACTCATCAAGGTTATGCTAAAGAACCAGAAGATGCAGTAGCTGCTACCCTTCGAGCTG GCATGGATGTGAATTGTGGTTCCCACTTGAAGAAATACACAAAATCAGCTCTAGAGAAGCAAAAGGTACAAGAATCTGACTTAGACAGAGCTCTTCACAATCTCTTCTCCATTAGAATGAGGCTAGGGCTGTTCAATGGTGACCCAAGAAAATTGAAATATGGAGACATTTCTACAGCAGAGGTTTGTAGTCAAGAGCACCGCGCACTAGCCCTTGAAGCCGCAAGAAATGGCATTGTCCTTCTAAAAAATTCTGATAGGCTCCTTCCACTTTCAAAGATCAAAACAAAATCCCTTGCTGTAATAGGTCCCAAAGCAAATGATTCCCAAGTACTTCTAGGTAACTATGAAGGCTATCCTTGCAAGAACTTTACGTTACTCCAAGGACTTCAGGGATATATCAAAAACACAGTGTACCATCAAGGCTGCGATTTCATCAACTGTACTTCTGCTGCAATAGATGAAGCTGTTGATGTCGTGAAAAAAGCAGACTATGTTGTTCTAGTAATGGGATTAGACCAGACTATTGAAAAAGAGAAGCTTGATCGGACAGAATTGGGGCTACCTGGTATGCAAGAGCAACTCATTACAGCAATCGCGCAAGCTGCCTCGAAACCTGTTATACTGGTTTTGATGTGTGGAGGTCCAGTAGATGTATCTTTTGCCAAGGACAACAAAAATATAGGAGGCATTTTGTGGGTTGGTTATCCTGGTGAGGGTGGAGCTACTGCATTAGCAGAGATTATTTTTGGTGAACACAATCCAG GGGGGAAATTACCAGTCACTTGGTATCCTAAGGAATTCAACAATATACTGATGACAGACATGAGGATGCGACCTGTATCATCTGATGGATATCCAGGGCGCACATACAGATTCTACAACGGGCCAAAAGTTTTTGAATTTGGCTATGGTCTCAGCTACACCAGTTACTCGTACGTGTTTGCATCTGTCAACCAAGACAAGCTGTATTTCAAGAACCTGAAGATCAACAAGGCAACTGAAAACAGTTCTGTTCTGAACGTTGCTGTTTCAGACGTTGGATCAGAAGTATGCAACAACGCGATGATGACAGTTAAAGTTGCAGTTAAAAACCAGGGAGAAATGGCTGGTAAGCACCCAGTGTTGTTGTTTCTAAGGCACTCCAGCACAATGGATGAGGTTCCAAGAAAGACATTGATAGGATTCAAGAGTGTAAATTTGGAAGCAGGGGAAAATACCCATATTGCATTTGATGTGAAGCCTTGTGAGCATTTTACTAGGGCTGATACATATGGTTCATTAGTTATTGATGAAGGACAATATTTCCTTCTTGTGGGAGATGAGGAGTATCCAGTTACTGTGTTTGTATGA